Within the Molothrus aeneus isolate 106 chromosome 1, BPBGC_Maene_1.0, whole genome shotgun sequence genome, the region tatattttaaaaaatctttacaaTAAGTCAGGAAACATAGGAGCTTGCATACAGTTTATTATAATAACTCAGTTCTCAGCTCCCTACAGTTCAGATAACCCTGGTGACAGTGTTTACAACTTCTAACTTTTGCTTTCACAATTCTGAAGCAAACAATACATTTGAGTGTATTTTACTCTGTGCAAATAAGACAACTTTTGGAATCCTTCAGAAGAAATATCCAAGATTCTGTTTGCAGAGGTCCTTTGTTTCTCAAAGATGATTTATGAGAGTTTTTGTTTTAAGATAAAGTGCTCCTGTCCAGCAGAACCCAAAGGCCTTCAAGAGTCCAGAGAGTAAGTTTAGctcagattaaaaaataattggtCATACAAATTCCAGCTTCCCATGTCCGCTGTACATTCCCCAGTGGACTAGTGAAAGAATTTTATCATTGCTGAGGTCTGAATGTCTCATTTTATCACAGGTCATGCAGCAGTTCTCGTGACCAGTCACAGGCACCATGCATTCCAAGTCCAATTTTGCCACCTGCCCTTTTTTTGAATGATGTCCATGAAAACTGTAGTGCAAACGAGAGAGCATTTGCTGTCGCTGATCTTGCAGTCTCTTGTTTTCACTCCTGAGCATCCTCAAGGCCAGCATGATGAGGAGCACCAAGATGAGCCCACCAGCTATTGGAACAGCAATTACAGCTGCCCTGAACCATAACTCTTTCGAAGAAGTCAATTCTTGCACCTTGGTGATGAGATTCCTGCTGCTGTCGTGTTGATATCTGCTCCCTTGTCCTGCAAAGGGGAAAGATGTGAAGCTTATTTCAggatttatatatacacactgaTTTACATATAAGCACCTCCCTTAAATCCCACACTGACAAGTTTAAGGAGCAACTGCTACACACTGCAGTATCTAGAGAAAATACacctgtaaagaaaaaaatcagtttctaaGTCTGCTTATAACATAGAACTTCTTACCCCAATAGCCAGTTTAACTAGGAATACCACTGCCACTGACTCTTAGACATCATGTCATGGCAGGAGAAACTTCCAATATTAATGCAGACAAACAAACCTAATTGGCTGAGATGTTCTCCTGCATCCAGCCACCTGCTTCTCCCTCTGGTGTTTCTAGTTACATTAACTAAATCAGTAACAGCAGATGCACAAGGTTTTGACTGTAGCTGGCCTGATGGCCAGAAGAGGGGTTTCACTGAAGCTTTATTGTCCTACCTGAAGCATCACCCCTGGAAGGAGACAAAACATCATGTAGTCCTCTGTAATTGCACATATCTTCATGACAGCATTCCAATGTGGACATGGTGGTGGTGCCAGAGTGGTTTTGTGCTTGTTTGGCTTGGCAGATCTCAGCTGTGCTTGCAATAGAGTCCAAGCAGCCATGAGTAAGTGGGGAATGCGTATTCTGAGGATCAAGCAGTCTGGAGAAGCAGGCACTAAGCTCAGACTTGCACATATAGCCAGTTGCAACACAGTGTGCAGCATCACAGTAGCATCTGATTTCacctaaaaaacaaaaattgggCAAGAAAGGTAAGAATCTGGTCCTCTAAGGACACCTCACCATATATCCTTATTAGCCACACACATCACACCAACTCGGTGCCAGTTTTGAGGTACTTCTTTAGGCTGTAGATCCACAAGAGCTGGGGTTGCTCCCTTCCCATCACTGTACAGCGTTGAAACCTTAATCCTTGTAAAGGCCTTGGGGCACTTGCTTTAATGACTAGTACTATAGTCCTTTGAATTAAAGGGAGAGCATTTCACTAAAACAGGGACTGGGGGGAGGGCTTGGGGGGGGAAGGTcacagtggcttttttttttccaaggtaaATAACTAACAAGACCATTTAATAGCTACTTCCACTCACTGTTAGCAGTTGCCTTTAACCACATTTTAAGTGAAATACCAGTTCTAAAAGCAACATACACTTTCAGTCATAGAAGAAAGTCACAACTATGTTTTTAACCATTACTCCGGGAACAGCATTCTATTTTTATAGAAGTAACGTTTCTTTTGCACATAAGCACACAACAAAAATACCAGGCTTCAATATTTATGTgacaaatgaaaaagagaaactcGGAACTGCTGAATTGTTTATTACCTCTCAATACTGCCCCAAAATTTAAAAGGTCTAACTAACACCTTATAAAGCTATTAGCTAGAACCATTACCATTTAAGTCTCTCTGTCAGGAAGGTTTTACTGTGTGAAACTGAGCAACTATTTCTAATTTCTACTGAAGGAGAAAATCTTTAACTAGTTCTTCATGCAAAAGGACTTTTTAATATTATAGAACAAAAAAGTTCCAGTTTATAATTATTCTGCTCACCAGAGACAATGACTCTCAACTCAAATGTGAAGTTTTTTAATGGAGTGAAACTGCAAGGCTAAAGGCTCCCTGTTGCCTCTCCCCAGTTTCACATGCAATCCAATATGCAGTAGTAAAGAGGAAACACTTAAGACTGAAAATCCTCTACCGGCTCTACGAAAAATATCAGGAAACCTCAAAAATTTCTGAAGGAAGCGATAAAAAAGTTCCTTTcataaaattcttcattttgtgCTCTCCAAACTGCTCTGGTATGAATTAAACACGTCCTGTGCTGTAGCAAAAACTTACTCTTTCCAGGCAAGTTGCAACTCAAACATAATTCAGTGTGCCATCGAGCCAAGGTTTAAGAGGAAGCCAGATTTTGGAGACATCCTTGGAAGAATGGACTTAAAACTACTTCTGGTGTGCCTACTGAACTTGCCACCACAGTAGCACCAAGGCTTTCAAAGCTGACTGAATAGTCAGATGTCTTCCTCC harbors:
- the BAMBI gene encoding BMP and activin membrane-bound inhibitor homolog gives rise to the protein MDRHSSYIFIWLQLELCAMAVLLTKGEIRCYCDAAHCVATGYMCKSELSACFSRLLDPQNTHSPLTHGCLDSIASTAEICQAKQAQNHSGTTTMSTLECCHEDMCNYRGLHDVLSPSRGDASGQGSRYQHDSSRNLITKVQELTSSKELWFRAAVIAVPIAGGLILVLLIMLALRMLRSENKRLQDQRQQMLSRLHYSFHGHHSKKGQVAKLDLECMVPVTGHENCCMTCDKMRHSDLSNDKILSLVHWGMYSGHGKLEFV